A segment of the Nymphalis io chromosome 7, ilAglIoxx1.1, whole genome shotgun sequence genome:
TTTGTCCTACATTATGAATTGTTTCCTGTGCATATATGTAACTGCCATTTGCGCTGTATAAATCCGTAAATGTGTCGCTTACTCGTTTGCAGGTATTATTAAATCTACTGAACATATTTGAGCAAAGTAATATATTACAGCAGACCTATAAGAGTATTCATTAAGGATAAAGTCATTGCCTTTTGAAGTATCATCGCACAAAGCTTTGCTGTTTTAAGCCATTCAAGCGCTGCTCATATCTCCCCTTTTTCACGCAGTGAAAGTTTAAACTAGATAAGGAAAAACAttcaacaatttataataattttacctaataataacttaatctcAGTTGATTTCAAAGACTATTGtcttactagtttccgcccgtggCTTCGCAATCTTTGAAtccaaattttaaaatctttgaatacattttgtatgtatcttttaacaaatttattttctgtCTATTTTCGGACTTATAAAATCGTGCCTATACtgaaattaaaaactgtttttacgTACAACGTCAATGAAACGTCATTAAGATATGTTTACGTAATTCTCTCGTGACAACAAAATGTATTCGAAAATTAGatggaaataatttatttttttatagtaataggTTTTGTGTCGTTTGTAATATACCTTATACAGCCTTATTGGATATTAATTCTATCTATTACATTCGTGTATGCGCTGTACACTCAAATTGGaatgatattttgaaaaatattaactccattaacatttttacaagtaagtgaaataatatcatattcatATACTATGTATTTGTTGAAACAGATACTAACTTAAGATTCTGATACGAAGAGAAAGGATCtgctttcaattatttatatttataggttcCCTATAATATTATCCTTCAGACGCCAGATTACTTGTATGCTTTTTCGTCATCAGAGAAggtaaaaattttatacaattgtcGAAAGACTgatgataaatacatatattacttataatactttcatattataaaggttgtagtataagtatattgtattacaattgtttatttttatattaacgctAGCATATTGGTGTGTGATCAGACGGAGCAACTAGCTGCGTTCTCGCAACAACTAGCATAGTAATTGAACCATACACACGTGTTTGcacaattgaatatatatagttttggtACGACGtgtcgtaatttatttttagtaaatattttttgtgattaAGAAAATATAGACAAGTAAAAAATGGTGCAACTAAAAttgcagtttttattattattaataactttggAGCATTTTACTTTTGCTTCGCCACGAAAGGTAAGTCAActattgcattatttattacCTTTAATATAACTAAAGAATGAAAACGCAAatctactaaaatattttatttcttatatgattatttatttatgaatataataaatatgtatggcATATGTATAATaacgattattatttaagtcaacGTACCGTTAATTTTAGaattggtttataatttatatatgaaacaaaaaataactgtCTGTTTCTAAAAAGATTGTatcatttattcttatattacgtAAATTCGAGCTGAccactttatatatatgtaaatatatatgttttatacatacaaatatgtgtataatatgtattaacagTCATTATCCGCACGGTTAATAGTACTAATCGCTGTGACGGACCCACTAGAGTGAAAATGAATACATTTATCCAAATTACCCATGAAGGTTTGCCGTttgtaaaatacttaattttaaatgacgGTGAAACAATTTTATGACCATGTCAAGTATTAGGTGTGCTTATTAGCTGAAGGATTTCTGCTTTGACGAAAACGAGGTTGTCTCAAAGAGATTTTAGAAATagcaatttaaaatttctttttaattttttatttaatgataagatcatgatgtcttcctgaccaatttcgaccacggcagccaatctcaagagagattaggaaATTGCACGGGTCATATggcagtgcacaagtgtatccGCAAACagagatgcactctctattctatCAATATCATAATAcgttgggacggcaatccaacacgaccggaaagagttcaggcgcaagactaACGGCTTTACACGTTTTCCGAGACATAAGGGTGTATACACTTCGAACTACCagacttttttatgtaataggtaggcggacgagcatatgggctacctgatggtaagtggtcaccaacgccaatagacattggcattgtaagaaaagttaaccatcgcttacatcgccattgcgccaccaacctttggaactaagatgttatatcccttgtacctgttattacattacattggctctcacctttcaaaccggagcacaacaataccatgcttttttgcggtagaatatctgatgagtgggtggtacctacccgacaagcttgaacaaagccctaccaccaacagACTCTGGGCTTCTACTAAgaatctttgacagaaaaacctattGACTTTTTTATTAGGTCGACCTGCGGCTTGCGGCCTTATATTTAACCTTTAGACCAACGCCGcagttatagttatataatatcctgggacatttttcacacacggccatctgattccaaattaagcttgtacagagcttgtactatggaaaccagacaactgatatacatatactatttttctttcgtaaatacatacttatatcgattaaatattatgttgttgTAAAGCTAATATAAATTTGCTTACCACAGACctgtatgtataattatataaggcaACAACGTAAGGCCGGCTCtatctaaaatcaaaatacagtATCATTctgttgatataaatatatgcatggattataaaataaaaagccgCGAATGAGATTCAAACATGAAACCtgtttttaatctaaatatatacaaacatttcaCTGAATGTCGCTTAGTCCCGCAGGCGAGGtcgatatatgtataaagtagaGCAGTAAAAGTTGTCCTGCCTCAACAACTAATAACGCATATTGGCCAGACATGACATGTGTATACGTGCGAGTATATGTCGTCGTGAAATTGCAAGACCCGTtagcttataataaatctaaacaCAAACTGTCGAAAAATTTTGAACAGCGCATTCaacctatacatataaaatgacttGTCCTTACTGAATCATCAATAtgaacgttattttatttacttaactcTCTTAGTTTGAGAGGAACCAAAAATAGATTAGGaaccattttataatataaataagtacaaaaaaatatttataattttcaatatttttgtctTCCACCAGTACCAGTGTACCAGTGTACCAGTCTCAAAAAAAATCAGCATATCAAATCATATTTTCACttgaatttagattttattgcATGTTTGCTTGGTCTGATTTGATTGGAGTCTGATCTAtcgataatatttaacaaaactttCAATTGAGCTACAATCCAATATACTGCCTGTATGGTATTTTTTCTATGTCGGTATTgccagtttaaaaaaatacttttaaggcaacctaatttttattttccagaTACATTTGTCGGTTTACTATGAGAGCAATTGCCCTGACAGTAAATCCttcattttaaatcaattgCTACCAGCCTTTCATTTACTGCATGAACATTTGAAGCTAAGCTTCATTCCATTTGGAAAATCAAGGGTAATAaaacatgttattatttatgatattcattTATCAGCATTTGTAATTGCAATATTTTGATGGCAAGCTATTCTGgctgaattttataaaaaataaatcaaattatttttgttttaattctaataatCCATATTTGGCGTATTCCATGTTTGTTTAATGAATAACGAATTAGATTGTATGGTCTTTGATTGTTTGGTTCTTTACTTATCAtggataaaaaaagtattaaaacattttcttttaaatatggtTATATGACCAAAATATAAACCAGTCAAGATATCtcgcaaattttatttaataatgactttgtagataagaaaaaaaaataagattaatgaatactttaaaatgtcaatttattatttattagaaataacattgCTCATTGATATGATCACAAATATATTCAGCCATATAATCTTAAACGAGTCAAATTTATAGGGAGTCTTAACACATtttcatagataataaataaggctAAGTAGAAACacacaaataaaactattataatttcttaacatGAAACATTTCAGAGCATTAATTACGGCGATGAAGGGTTCGAATGTCAGCACGGTTCAGCAGAATGCTTAGGCAATATGGTACAAGACTGCAGCTTGCATCAGATGAAGAGTCAAAGCGACAAAAAGAAATTGGCATATGTTGTGTGCGAAATGCACACCGAGGCCGGTTCACAGGGTAGATTTGATGTACGCTTTTAATctgactaatattttataagcaaaattaTGTTTCGATggttgttatataataacactggactggatttttttttaattgtatttggtaGACGAACGGTAAAATGGGCCGCCAGTTAGTAATTAGTTACTACCGCTAATACTAATGCTGTGTAATGCTtctgctgtttggcagtagaatatgtgatgagtgggtggtacctcatcagacgggcttgcacaaagccctaccatcaagtgaATTTCGtggaatatgtatttatataagcgAGCTGGTAACAGGTcgtattataatagaataagtatgtatttcttTACAATCATAGAAAATAGATTATCGTGAGATTTTAGCACTTAACTCCatcattttttgtaatatatagaaactacaattgtattttaaaagaacTGAATGTGAAACTGAAAAACATGTGAATCTAATTTATTcagtttttatgtaattatgtatgtGTCTTATGTATGATATTTAACGTGAACTGCGTTTTTTCAGGGTATACACCtaaatagataaacttaaatagCAAAACCctgtctaaatacaaaattcgaACCAAATCGTTAACCGTTTCCGAGATATGCggact
Coding sequences within it:
- the LOC126769580 gene encoding GILT-like protein 1, whose product is MVQLKLQFLLLLITLEHFTFASPRKIHLSVYYESNCPDSKSFILNQLLPAFHLLHEHLKLSFIPFGKSRSINYGDEGFECQHGSAECLGNMVQDCSLHQMKSQSDKKKLAYVVCEMHTEAGSQGRFDCIEKSNLSTEHVERCVSSGEGTILQLESEYFTSLVKPNFIPTVTVNGEYNQEIQDYAQVDLIGTLCSMLTDSQPCGRYYNYIALKNLMNISPRNTH